In the genome of Saprospira sp. CCB-QB6, one region contains:
- a CDS encoding alpha/beta fold hydrolase, whose amino-acid sequence MKLNFKQYGAGKPIVIMHGMFGMLDNWQYVAKELAEEYMVFLVDLRNHGKSPHSEEFSYALMADDVRKFMEENWLYEAKIVGHSMGGKVAMQLALEEPDMVEQLVVVDIAPKSYRGNHETIIAAMQSLPLGELENRSAAEAHLRKSIHEEGVVQFLLKNLSRERTGGYRWKMNLPVIASHYREILANSLPEEQYEGPTLFIQGLNSHYINPEELSDYQHYFPAAQITPIADAGHWVHAEQPQAFLAALRKFFT is encoded by the coding sequence ATGAAATTAAATTTTAAGCAGTACGGGGCTGGTAAGCCAATTGTGATTATGCATGGGATGTTTGGGATGTTGGATAATTGGCAATATGTGGCCAAAGAGTTGGCTGAGGAATATATGGTATTTTTGGTGGATTTGCGCAATCATGGAAAATCTCCGCATTCGGAGGAATTTAGTTATGCTTTAATGGCAGATGATGTTCGGAAATTCATGGAGGAGAATTGGTTATATGAGGCCAAAATAGTGGGGCATTCTATGGGGGGCAAAGTGGCTATGCAACTGGCGTTAGAGGAGCCCGACATGGTTGAACAATTGGTGGTTGTGGATATTGCTCCTAAGAGTTATAGGGGCAATCATGAGACGATTATTGCGGCCATGCAATCTTTGCCTTTAGGAGAATTAGAAAACCGGTCAGCGGCCGAAGCTCATTTGCGAAAAAGCATTCATGAGGAAGGGGTTGTACAATTTTTACTTAAGAACTTGAGTCGGGAGCGAACAGGGGGTTATCGTTGGAAAATGAATTTGCCTGTTATTGCGTCACATTATAGAGAAATTTTGGCTAATAGTTTGCCAGAAGAACAATATGAGGGTCCAACTTTATTTATACAGGGCCTTAATTCTCATTATATAAATCCCGAAGAATTAAGTGATTACCAACATTATTTTCCTGCGGCTCAAATTACGCCCATTGCGGATGCGGGGCATTGGGTACATGCCGAACAGCCCCAAGCTTTTCTGGCGGCCTTGCGGAAATTTTTCACCTAA
- a CDS encoding OmpA family protein: MTMHFPLRFFSVFLFLVCWASTSLLAQKEYTDHKPVYRKWQDNYILDKIEYTKDETVFYFRFVCRSGQGISAIFYPPGGEAPWYLRAKDGRAYNLKAIKNIRRNSQMLAQHLRSKGEYMSLDGFGYTVFSCEVHFERLPNDVKTADFIEGRGHEFDQNHFNCFDVKLKTWDDESLGKIADSEENVRNFERKFGVNTNKKPKPKPKVEPKVSPKDPIAQVVDPKPKPKVKPKETIKPKPEPTAPPKPKKIPASEEPGGIARVRSAEDVICGQPLVLDGLQFQDGTTDFKGMVKCKQVLHYVFDFMEKHPNAKLTVIGHTDIFGDKERMKELSKRRAHKVQRWLSMMGISPWRIETEYYGLEKPLLPEGSSLNRRVEIKLSCN, encoded by the coding sequence ATGACGATGCATTTTCCCCTGAGGTTTTTCTCTGTCTTCCTCTTTCTTGTCTGTTGGGCTAGCACTTCCCTATTGGCCCAAAAGGAATATACAGATCATAAGCCTGTTTATCGCAAATGGCAAGACAACTACATTTTAGATAAAATTGAGTATACTAAGGACGAGACTGTTTTTTATTTTCGCTTTGTTTGTCGTTCAGGTCAAGGTATTAGTGCCATTTTTTATCCTCCGGGAGGGGAGGCTCCTTGGTATTTGCGGGCCAAAGATGGGCGTGCCTACAACCTCAAAGCGATTAAAAATATTCGGAGAAACAGTCAAATGTTGGCTCAACATCTACGTAGCAAAGGCGAATATATGTCTTTGGATGGTTTTGGCTACACTGTTTTTAGTTGTGAGGTTCATTTTGAACGGCTTCCCAATGATGTCAAAACGGCTGATTTTATTGAGGGGCGTGGGCATGAGTTTGACCAAAACCACTTTAACTGCTTTGATGTCAAGTTGAAAACTTGGGATGATGAGAGCTTAGGCAAAATTGCCGATTCGGAAGAGAATGTGCGTAATTTTGAACGCAAATTTGGTGTAAATACGAATAAAAAACCCAAGCCAAAGCCCAAAGTAGAACCTAAAGTAAGTCCAAAAGATCCTATTGCTCAGGTAGTAGATCCCAAGCCAAAGCCTAAAGTAAAACCTAAGGAAACAATTAAGCCCAAGCCTGAACCTACAGCTCCCCCAAAACCTAAAAAGATTCCTGCCTCAGAAGAACCTGGAGGTATTGCTAGAGTCCGCTCTGCGGAAGATGTTATTTGTGGCCAACCTTTGGTTTTAGACGGCCTTCAATTTCAGGACGGAACAACTGATTTCAAGGGTATGGTCAAATGTAAACAGGTCTTGCATTATGTTTTTGACTTTATGGAAAAACACCCTAATGCTAAGTTGACGGTCATCGGGCATACCGATATTTTTGGCGATAAGGAGCGAATGAAAGAACTATCTAAAAGACGTGCTCATAAGGTGCAGCGCTGGCTTTCAATGATGGGCATTTCTCCTTGGCGTATCGAAACGGAGTATTATGGTTTAGAAAAACCCCTTTTGCCTGAAGGCAGCTCGCTCAATCGTCGTGTAGAAATAAAATTAAGCTGCAACTAA
- the ftsZ gene encoding cell division protein FtsZ translates to MQFNIPEDNESIIKVIGVGGGGSNAVAYMFDQGIVGVDFAISNTDNQAMNQSKIPVKIQLGPNLTEGRGAGSKPAVGRESCIESLEEVKEFFQHNTKMLFVTAGMGGGTGTGAAPVIAKAARELDILTVAIVTMPFGFEGRRRAKQAQEGLEELKKNVDTLIVISNDKLRKIYGNLSLSDAFAQADNILTTAAKGIAEIITVPGYVNVDFEDVNTVMRDSGVAVMGTAVKDGENRALEAVESALESPLLEDSDIKGAKHILLNITSGARQVTMDEVFEITEYVQNEAGEGTDLIWGNCHDESLGDSLAVTVIATGFQSSLKENELRFKAEQVRKQEEPVKQPRKTIERVSLDDGEDDSYNFLSKKKGIQELGSEKEPFSDKKREEPFVKNEQKQQRRNMEPPYQLGDSEELRRLENQPAYMRKGVRLEGKEKKDKKESSNWSVDEHGRPEINERNSYLHDNVD, encoded by the coding sequence ATGCAATTCAATATACCTGAAGATAACGAGTCTATTATCAAGGTAATAGGCGTTGGAGGTGGAGGTAGTAATGCTGTTGCCTACATGTTTGATCAAGGCATTGTGGGGGTCGATTTTGCGATCTCCAATACCGATAATCAAGCGATGAATCAAAGTAAGATCCCTGTAAAAATTCAGTTGGGTCCCAATCTCACAGAAGGTCGCGGAGCGGGCTCTAAACCTGCTGTGGGCCGAGAGTCTTGCATTGAGTCTTTGGAAGAAGTCAAAGAGTTTTTCCAACACAATACGAAAATGCTATTTGTCACTGCTGGTATGGGTGGTGGTACAGGTACAGGAGCTGCTCCTGTTATCGCTAAAGCAGCTCGTGAGTTAGATATTTTGACAGTGGCGATTGTGACCATGCCTTTCGGTTTTGAGGGCCGTCGTCGGGCCAAGCAAGCTCAAGAAGGATTGGAAGAATTGAAAAAGAACGTAGATACGCTTATCGTTATTTCAAATGATAAGTTGCGTAAAATCTATGGTAATCTTTCTCTTTCTGATGCCTTTGCGCAGGCCGATAATATCTTGACTACAGCAGCCAAGGGTATTGCGGAAATCATTACGGTTCCTGGTTATGTGAACGTAGATTTTGAAGATGTAAATACCGTTATGCGCGATTCTGGTGTAGCGGTTATGGGTACAGCGGTCAAGGATGGTGAAAACCGTGCTTTGGAAGCAGTAGAAAGTGCTTTGGAGTCACCACTACTCGAAGATAGCGATATCAAAGGAGCTAAACATATTTTGTTGAATATCACCTCTGGTGCACGTCAAGTGACTATGGATGAGGTATTTGAGATTACGGAATATGTGCAGAATGAAGCTGGTGAAGGTACTGACTTGATCTGGGGTAACTGCCATGATGAAAGCTTAGGCGATAGCCTAGCTGTTACGGTTATTGCTACAGGTTTTCAGTCTTCTCTAAAAGAGAACGAACTTCGCTTTAAGGCCGAGCAGGTTCGCAAGCAGGAAGAGCCTGTAAAGCAGCCTCGCAAAACGATTGAGCGCGTTTCTTTGGATGATGGAGAAGATGATAGCTACAATTTTTTGAGTAAAAAAAAAGGGATTCAAGAACTAGGTTCTGAAAAAGAGCCCTTTTCGGATAAAAAAAGAGAAGAACCCTTCGTTAAAAATGAGCAAAAGCAGCAGCGCCGTAATATGGAGCCGCCTTATCAGCTTGGAGATAGCGAAGAACTTCGTCGTCTAGAGAATCAACCCGCTTATATGCGTAAAGGAGTTCGATTGGAAGGCAAGGAGAAGAAGGATAAAAAAGAGTCTTCTAATTGGTCAGTAGATGAACATGGCCGTCCAGAAATTAACGAGCGGAATTCTTATTTGCACGATAATGTAGACTAG
- the ftsA gene encoding cell division protein FtsA, with amino-acid sequence MKQTNEIVVALDIGTTKIVAMAGRKNEHGQLEVLGTGRVESLGVSRGVVSNIEKTVNAICEAIEEAERSSGVEVDVVQVGIAGQHIKSLQHRGMLTRNSLQDEISQGDIDDLIADMHKLALPPGDKIIHVIPQEYTVDNERGIADPIGMAGVRLEANFHIITGQVSAIKNLKKCVEKSALEMENLTLEPIASAAAVLTEEEMEAGVVLIDIGGGTTDLAIFHEGIIRHTAVIPFGGNIVTQDIKEGCGVMSDQAEKLKRRFGCAMAEKIKDSRVITIPGLKGRPEKEIMERNLAHIIQARMEEILDSIVWEIDRSGLARKVATAGIVLTGGGSLLKHLKELVEYHTGYTVRLGDPSEHLAHGYEEQMMNPIYATAIGLIINGIDNRKLDTSRELESSYEHTAVEEAEETPFYQEPEQRLEKKDKGWSFSGLVKRAKNWLEADPDADL; translated from the coding sequence ATGAAACAGACGAACGAAATTGTAGTAGCGCTAGATATTGGGACGACCAAGATTGTGGCCATGGCGGGCCGCAAAAATGAGCATGGTCAGTTGGAGGTATTGGGTACAGGACGTGTAGAATCACTAGGTGTTTCTAGAGGAGTGGTATCGAATATTGAGAAAACGGTGAATGCCATTTGTGAAGCCATTGAAGAGGCCGAGCGTAGCTCTGGTGTGGAAGTGGATGTAGTGCAGGTGGGAATTGCGGGCCAGCATATTAAGAGCTTGCAACATCGGGGGATGCTGACTAGAAATAGCCTACAGGATGAAATTTCTCAGGGAGATATAGATGATCTAATTGCGGATATGCACAAATTGGCGCTGCCCCCTGGCGACAAGATTATCCATGTAATTCCGCAAGAATATACGGTTGATAATGAGCGCGGTATTGCTGATCCTATTGGAATGGCGGGTGTTCGTTTGGAGGCCAACTTTCATATCATCACGGGACAGGTTTCTGCCATTAAGAACTTGAAAAAGTGTGTGGAGAAATCGGCTCTAGAGATGGAAAACTTGACCTTGGAGCCTATTGCTTCTGCTGCTGCGGTATTGACTGAAGAGGAGATGGAAGCGGGGGTAGTATTGATTGATATTGGGGGAGGGACAACAGATTTGGCTATTTTTCATGAGGGAATTATCCGTCATACGGCGGTCATTCCTTTTGGGGGAAATATTGTGACTCAAGACATCAAGGAAGGATGTGGAGTGATGAGTGATCAGGCGGAAAAACTCAAACGTCGTTTTGGTTGCGCTATGGCGGAGAAAATCAAGGATAGCCGAGTGATTACGATTCCGGGCCTAAAGGGACGTCCTGAAAAAGAGATTATGGAGCGCAATTTGGCCCATATCATTCAGGCGCGTATGGAAGAGATTTTGGACAGCATTGTTTGGGAGATTGACCGTTCGGGTTTGGCTAGAAAGGTGGCTACTGCAGGTATTGTTTTGACTGGTGGGGGCTCTTTGCTTAAGCATTTAAAAGAATTGGTGGAGTATCATACGGGCTATACCGTTCGTTTGGGCGATCCTTCTGAACATTTGGCTCATGGTTATGAAGAGCAAATGATGAATCCAATTTATGCAACAGCAATTGGATTGATTATCAATGGGATTGATAATCGTAAGCTAGATACTAGCCGTGAACTAGAAAGTAGTTATGAACATACTGCTGTTGAAGAAGCGGAGGAAACGCCTTTTTACCAAGAGCCAGAGCAGCGCCTAGAGAAAAAAGACAAGGGCTGGAGTTTTTCTGGTTTGGTCAAAAGAGCAAAAAATTGGCTAGAAGCTGATCCCGATGCTGATTTATAG
- a CDS encoding cell division protein FtsQ/DivIB, producing the protein MKVHPGRLKWIAARMGWIIGAVVLVLLIWGGVRYRQQSRVPRVYIQIADDAQGNAFVDSNDVRDILVKTFGHFVEGQTLEKIDVAAIESALEQDLFIEEADVYVDAMANVNISIQQRLPILRVMDVEDETYYLDAQGRQIPFSTKYTARVLVATGDIGLYNSSFMELEDHRLRHTFILAQAILEDPLLSKQIEQIHINRLGDALLVPKVGNHKIYFGAPLERTAEKLDELKIFYKEAMPYEGWEKYKLLNLAFEGQIVAKKR; encoded by the coding sequence ATGAAAGTACATCCTGGAAGATTGAAGTGGATAGCGGCCCGTATGGGTTGGATCATTGGGGCTGTGGTATTGGTTCTCTTGATATGGGGAGGTGTACGTTATCGGCAGCAGAGTCGGGTGCCAAGAGTATACATTCAGATAGCGGATGATGCTCAGGGTAATGCCTTCGTGGATAGTAATGATGTGCGGGATATATTGGTGAAGACCTTTGGACATTTTGTAGAGGGGCAGACTTTGGAAAAGATTGATGTGGCGGCGATAGAGTCGGCTTTAGAGCAAGATCTTTTCATAGAGGAGGCTGATGTCTATGTAGATGCCATGGCGAATGTCAATATTAGTATTCAGCAGCGTTTGCCAATTTTGCGGGTGATGGATGTGGAGGATGAGACCTACTATTTGGATGCGCAGGGGCGGCAGATTCCTTTTTCTACGAAATACACGGCTCGGGTATTGGTAGCAACGGGAGACATTGGTTTGTACAATTCTAGTTTTATGGAGTTAGAGGACCATCGTTTGCGGCATACTTTTATTTTGGCTCAGGCGATTTTGGAAGATCCTTTATTGTCTAAGCAGATCGAGCAAATACACATCAATCGCTTGGGCGATGCTTTATTGGTTCCGAAAGTGGGTAATCACAAAATATATTTTGGGGCGCCATTGGAGCGTACGGCTGAGAAGTTGGATGAGTTGAAGATATTTTACAAAGAGGCCATGCCTTATGAGGGTTGGGAGAAGTACAAGTTGCTGAACCTAGCGTTTGAGGGGCAGATAGTGGCCAAGAAGAGATAG
- the murC gene encoding UDP-N-acetylmuramate--L-alanine ligase: protein MALALASIKKIYFVGIGGIGMSALARYFNYLGAQVLGYDKTETALTKKLVEEGMQIHYTEQADQIPTDIDLAVYTPAIPAKNSELQYFQAAATPLLKRSELLGLISRERRSIAVAGTHGKTSTSSILTHLLRTGGIDCTAFLGGIANNLGSNFVAGSSDWVVLEADEFDRSFLHLRPEIGIITSTDADHLDIYGEHTQLLDSFNEFAALCSKQLFLARGTELKLADLSAKVAYYSASQSADYQASRIRAQAPNFVFDAQLAERFWEDLNFSLPGRHNVENALAAIAVALELGVTEEQIRQGLRSFRGIWRRFEWVVKQPNKVFIDDYAHHPTELKAAIRTARSLFPNRKLVGIFQPHLFSRTRDFMDGFAAALDGLDQLYLLDIYPAREEPIEGIDSVALLARMQLSEKKLVSKAELLVELGQAPPALLLSLGAGDIGALVPKIAQEIYGKAE, encoded by the coding sequence ATGGCATTAGCCTTAGCCTCTATTAAGAAGATCTATTTTGTTGGAATTGGTGGAATTGGGATGAGTGCCCTAGCCCGCTATTTCAATTATTTGGGTGCCCAAGTTTTGGGCTATGATAAAACTGAAACGGCCCTAACCAAAAAGTTGGTCGAAGAAGGCATGCAAATTCATTATACAGAGCAAGCCGATCAAATTCCAACAGATATAGATTTAGCCGTATATACGCCCGCTATTCCCGCCAAAAATAGCGAACTACAATATTTTCAGGCGGCAGCTACGCCTTTGCTCAAGCGCTCTGAGCTTTTGGGCCTAATTTCTAGAGAGCGGCGGAGCATTGCCGTGGCGGGCACGCATGGCAAAACCAGCACCTCTTCTATTTTGACCCATTTGCTCAGAACGGGAGGAATTGATTGTACTGCTTTTTTGGGCGGGATCGCCAACAATTTAGGAAGCAACTTTGTGGCTGGCAGTTCGGATTGGGTGGTTTTAGAGGCTGATGAATTTGATCGCTCCTTTTTGCACCTGCGTCCAGAAATTGGCATTATCACCTCTACGGATGCGGACCATCTAGATATTTATGGAGAGCATACTCAACTACTCGATAGCTTTAATGAGTTTGCAGCACTTTGCAGCAAGCAGCTTTTTTTGGCCCGTGGAACCGAGCTAAAACTGGCCGATTTAAGCGCTAAGGTAGCCTATTATAGCGCCAGCCAATCCGCCGATTATCAGGCGAGCCGGATTCGGGCACAGGCCCCCAACTTCGTTTTTGACGCACAACTAGCAGAGCGATTCTGGGAGGACCTCAATTTCTCTTTGCCAGGCCGTCATAATGTAGAAAATGCTTTGGCTGCTATAGCCGTGGCTTTAGAATTGGGCGTTACAGAAGAGCAAATTCGACAAGGCTTGCGCAGTTTTAGAGGAATTTGGCGCCGCTTTGAGTGGGTGGTCAAGCAGCCCAACAAAGTATTCATTGATGATTATGCGCATCATCCCACCGAATTAAAAGCGGCCATACGGACCGCTCGCAGTCTTTTTCCTAATCGAAAATTGGTAGGCATATTTCAGCCGCATTTATTTAGTCGAACGAGAGACTTTATGGATGGTTTTGCTGCGGCTTTGGATGGCTTGGACCAGCTCTACTTATTAGATATTTATCCAGCTCGAGAAGAGCCCATAGAGGGTATTGATTCTGTGGCCCTTTTGGCCCGCATGCAACTAAGCGAAAAAAAGTTAGTGAGCAAGGCGGAATTGCTAGTAGAATTGGGCCAAGCGCCGCCAGCGCTTTTGTTAAGTCTGGGAGCTGGCGATATAGGGGCTTTAGTGCCAAAAATAGCCCAAGAAATTTATGGTAAAGCCGAATAA